The Blastocatellia bacterium DNA window ATGCGGCTCGGCAAAAGCTATGGCGACGAGCGCCTGGAAGCCGCGTGTCAGCGGGCCCTCGCCCTGGGAGCCTGTTCGTATAAAAGTCTCGAATCGATCCTCAAACATGGGCTGGATCATCGCCCATTGCCGCCCCAGCCAGACGCCACGGCTGGCTCTGCCCACATGAACATCCGTGGCCCTCAATACTATAAGGATGACAAAGGAGAACCAGGATGCTGACCCATCCCACTCTCGACAAGCTCCAGACCCTGAAACTGTCCGGGATGTATCAGGCGTTGGTCGAGCAACTCCAGATGACGGACCTCGCGGCGCTGAGCTTTGAAGAACGCTTCGGGCTCTTAGTCGACCGTGAGCTCACGGAGCGCGACACCCGCCGGCTGACCACACGCTTGCGGCAGGCGAAACTGCGCCAGACCGCCTGCATCGAAGACATTGACTATCGCCATCCTCGCGGCTTAGACAAAGCCGTGATGGCCCGTCTCGCGACGTGCCAGTGGGTGCGAGAGCATCACAACGTTTTGCTCACCGGGCCAACAGGGATTGGGAAAACTTGGCTCAGCTGTGCGTTGGGCCATAAGGTGTGCCGGGAAGGTTTGACTGCCCTCTATCTCCGGCTCCCCCGCTTCCTCCAAGAGCTCCCGATGGCCAAAGGGGATGGGCGCTATGGGAAAGTGCTGACGACCCTGGCCAAGACCGATCTGTTGATTTTGGATGATTGGGCTTTGGCCCCACTCAGTGATGAAAACCGCCGCGACTTGCTGGAGATCATCGAAGACCGCCATGATCGTCGGGCCACCCTGGTGACCAGTCAGTTGCCGGTCGAGCACTGGCATGAGGCCCTGGGGGATCCGACGTTGGCCGATGCGATCCTCGACCGCCTCGTGCATAATGCCTACAAGATCACCTTGCAGGGTGAAT harbors:
- the istB gene encoding IS21-like element helper ATPase IstB, whose product is MLTHPTLDKLQTLKLSGMYQALVEQLQMTDLAALSFEERFGLLVDRELTERDTRRLTTRLRQAKLRQTACIEDIDYRHPRGLDKAVMARLATCQWVREHHNVLLTGPTGIGKTWLSCALGHKVCREGLTALYLRLPRFLQELPMAKGDGRYGKVLTTLAKTDLLILDDWALAPLSDENRRDLLEIIEDRHDRRATLVTSQLPVEHWHEALGDPTLADAILDRLVHNAYKITLQGESMRKRQARLTKGASVE